AAGGCCCATGGCGTTGCTTCCACCGCCCACACAGGCCACGAGTATGTCGGGCAGGCGCCCTTCGGCCTGCAGGATCTGCTGTTTCGCCTCGTCCCCGATGACTCGTTGGAAATCTCGAACCATTTTGGGGTAGGGATGCGGCCCCGCCACGGAACCGATCACGTAAAAGGTGTCCCGAACCGCCCCCACCCAGTAGCGCATGGCCTCATTCATGGCATCCTTCAAAGTCCCCGTTCCCGAGGATACGGATTCCACTTCCGCCCCCAGCAACCGCATGCGCTGCACATTGGCCGCCTGACGCCGAATATCCTCTTCCCCCATGAAGATGCGGCATTCCATGCCGAAGAGCGCCGCAGCCGTCGCCGTGGCCACACCGTGCTGACCGGCACCCGTTTCGGCGATCACCTTCTTTTTTCCCATCCAGCGGGCCAGAAGGGCCTGCCCCAAAGTATTGTTGATCTTGTGAGCACCGGTGTGGGCCAGATCTTCACGCTTGAGGTAAATGGCGGCTCCACCGACTTTGGCACTGAGCCGTTTGGCAAGAAACAGAGGCGTGGGGCGCCCCGCATAGTGTTTCAGAAGCTCCTGAAGCTCCTCCTGAAAAGCGGGCTCCCGGCTCATGGTTTCGTAGGCTGCCTCCAGTTCCAGGAGCGCCGGCATGAGAGTCTCTCCCACATACCTGCCCCCGAAAACACCGAAATGCCCCTTGAGGTCGGGAAGAGCCGTAATGGTTCGAGACAGCTGAATTTTCGTCGCTGTTTGGACTGACGTCTTCATTTGAAAATCCTCCTCGGTTTTCTGGAACAGGTGCTCCGAGAGACCGCCTCCAGAAATCGTTTCACTTTGTCCATATCTTTTCTGCCCGGCTCGGCTTCCACCCCGGAGCTCACGTCCACCGCATCGGGGGAAGCCGCACCGATGGCCTGGGCGACATTTTCAGGATTGAGACCACCCGCCAAAACGGTCGGATGTTTTCTTGAAAAATCCAGGGCTGCTCCCCAATCCCACTGGAGAGCGTTCCCACCGGGGAGGGCCCCTCCACCGCATTCCACCAGATACGCCGATGCTCCAAAAGATTCCGCCGCTTCAAGGGAAGGTATTCCATTCACGTACACCCCCTTGATGACCAGGAGCCCCTCCTGAAGCAACCGCATCACAAACTCCGGGGATTCCCTGCCGTGCAACTGGATCCCTTTGAGCCCGCATCGTTCCACTTTTTTCATAATGTCGCGAAAGGATGCATCCACGAAGACGCCCACTCCACAAACCTCGGGCGGCAAGACCGAAC
This region of Desulforhabdus amnigena genomic DNA includes:
- the trpB gene encoding tryptophan synthase subunit beta; amino-acid sequence: MKTSVQTATKIQLSRTITALPDLKGHFGVFGGRYVGETLMPALLELEAAYETMSREPAFQEELQELLKHYAGRPTPLFLAKRLSAKVGGAAIYLKREDLAHTGAHKINNTLGQALLARWMGKKKVIAETGAGQHGVATATAAALFGMECRIFMGEEDIRRQAANVQRMRLLGAEVESVSSGTGTLKDAMNEAMRYWVGAVRDTFYVIGSVAGPHPYPKMVRDFQRVIGDEAKQQILQAEGRLPDILVACVGGGSNAMGLFYPFIEDPVEMVGAEAAGLGVATGKHAATLGAGTVGVLHGSKSYVLQDADGQIQEAHSISAGLDYPGVGPEHSYFKDSGRARYEAVDDFQALAAFKELCAMEGIIPALESSHALAQAMIEAAKRPQSDIMIVCLSGRGDKDLGIVSEHMNK
- a CDS encoding phosphoribosylanthranilate isomerase gives rise to the protein MKPFDSQKDVRGARYERSLFASGMTPQVKICGLKRVEEALACVEFGASAVGCVFYPPSPRFVSDEEARAVCSVLPPEVCGVGVFVDASFRDIMKKVERCGLKGIQLHGRESPEFVMRLLQEGLLVIKGVYVNGIPSLEAAESFGASAYLVECGGGALPGGNALQWDWGAALDFSRKHPTVLAGGLNPENVAQAIGAASPDAVDVSSGVEAEPGRKDMDKVKRFLEAVSRSTCSRKPRRIFK